One segment of Solanum stenotomum isolate F172 chromosome 1, ASM1918654v1, whole genome shotgun sequence DNA contains the following:
- the LOC125853404 gene encoding cold-regulated protein 28 has translation MEQSSRKERPSSSSSSCANELTRLNSGASSLSVADSKDTLLQGGNATKDKYTGWTNAKHNAFLDCLEASFVKQLHRSMALRTGSVEMNLSCRNLSEELSAHVNKASKQLPFLRHGSWKKIKTVRQPPVVYIAADSHDCLKYLCGDGHHQVLDSQFCSELLCKGKRTRDERSSSSCEYKTRSHLIPSKPGELQKTVCRVTEGSGQNFLDEDSDENSRCKKMKTASVDTTDQEQVVPTRNTRVQELLVPCSREITK, from the exons ATGGAACAGAGCTCCCGGAAGGAGAGACCGTCGTCGTCGTCGTCGAGTTGCGCTAATGAGTTGACCCGGTTGAATTCTGGTGCGTCGTCTTTGAGTGTTGCGGATTCCAAAGATACTTTGTTGCAGGGTGGAAATGCTACCAAG GACAAGTACACAGGATGGACAAATGCAAAGCACAATGCATTTCTGGACTGTCTTGAAGCTTCATTTGTTAAGCAGTTACACAGATCCATGGCATTGCGTACTGGATCTGTGGAAATGAACCTCAGCTGTAGAAATTTGTCAGAAGAGTTATCTGCACATGTCAACAAAGCTTCAAAGCAG TTACCTTTTCTGCGTCATGGCTCTTGGAAGAAGATCAAGACTGTGAGGCAGCCACCTGTTGTGTATATCGCAGCTGATTCTCATGATTGCTTAAAATATCTATGCGGTGATGGGCATCATCAGGTTCTGGATAGCCAATTTTGTAGTGAACTCCTTTGCAAGGGGAAACGAACAAGAGATGAGAGGTCTTCTTCATCTTGTGAATACAAAACAAGATCACATTTAATCCCTTCCAAACCGGGAGAACTTCAGAAAACAGTTTGTAGAGTTACTG AAGGTTCAGGtcagaatttcttggatgaaGATTCAGACGAGAACTCGAGATGCAAAAAGATGAAGACAGCTTCGGTGGACACTACAGACCAAGAGCAA GTCGTTCCAACAAGGAATACGAGAGTTCAGGAGTTGCTAGTTCCATGTTCCAGAGAAATAACCAAGTAA
- the LOC125849920 gene encoding uncharacterized protein LOC125849920: MSEHKKAALFKYKSWSPDIQREEVWLKRKKKHFQRLAAERRSLSLLTAERLSLSLNADELRYLSLSNGDEHRSLRINADERRSLGLSADERRSLRFIADELHSMSLSNGDERRSLSFIADELRSMSLSNGDERHELRSMSLSNAAERRSLSFNADELRSLSLSADERRSLSLSADEDYRRSMSITNDDLDELRACFELGFGFDSNSDLDPKLTKALPALELYHAVNELSRSSSSVSTVTSDGETPSSAETSVSIVEPGADQETMKLKLKQWAQVVGLSVLPSPSINY; the protein is encoded by the exons ATGTCGGAGCACAAAAAGGCCGCTCTATTCAAATACAAATCATGGTCTCCTGACATTCAACGTGAAGAAGTTTGGCTCAAACGCAAGAAGAAGCACTTTCAGCGTCTCGCCGCCGAACGCCGTTCATTGAGCCTCCTCACCGCCGAACGCCTTTCATTGAGCCTCAACGCCGATGAACTCCGTTACTTGAGCCTGAGCAACGGCGATGAACACCGTTCATTGAGGATCAACGCCGATGAACGGCGTTCATTGGGCCTCAGCGCTGATGAACGCCGCTCATTGAGGTTCATCGCTGATGAACTCCATTCAATGAGCTTGAGCAACGGCGATGAACGCCGTTCATTGAGCTTTATCGCTGATGAACTCCGTTCAATGAGCTTGAGCAACGGCGATGAACGCC ATGAACTCCGTTCAATGAGCCTGAGCAACGCCGCTGAACGCCGTTCATTGAGCTTCAACGCTGATGAACTCCGTTCATTGAGCCTCAGCGCCGATGAACGCCGTTCATTGAGCCTCAGCGCCGATGAAGATTACCGTCGTTCAATGAGCATCACTAACGACGATCTCGATGAACTCCGTGCTTGTTTTGAATTAGGATTTGGATTCGATTCGAATTCTGATTTGGATCCGAAGCTTACCAAAGCTTTGCCCGCTTTGGAGCTTTATCATGCTGTGAATGAGTTATCTCGATCCTCTTCTTCGGTTTCGACGGTAACTTCTGACGGTGAAACTCCGTCATCTGCTGAAACCTCTGTCTCCATTGTTGAACcag GTGCTGATCAGGAGACAATGAAGCTGAAGCTGAAACAATGGGCACAAGTTGTGGGTCTTTCAGTGCTTCCATCACCTTCTATCAATTACTAg
- the LOC125849939 gene encoding uncharacterized protein LOC125849939 encodes MIFVEYAGGIYPSVNHSPWNGITLADFVMPFFLFIVGISLALAYKNLSCRLIATRKAIYRGIKLFIIGLFLQGGYFHGFGDLTYGVDIVNIRWMGILQRIAISFLVASICEIWLQATNFRVNSGRSLLKKYRLQCAMTIMVTVIYLSLFYGLYVPDWEYQISSSKTEIFSVKCGVRGDTGPACNAVGMINRKILGIRHLYTRPIYGRLKECSVNSPSNGPLPPNAPSWCQAPFDPEGLLSSLMAIVTCFIGLHYGHVIVNFKDHKHRIQQWLIPSSILVLLGVICEYCFGMHLNKALYSFSYMCVTAGAAGFLFTAVYVMVDVWGYSKYWTIVLKWMGKNALLIYVLVSCNILPVILQGFYWKRPENNILRLIGIGH; translated from the coding sequence ATGATATTCGTGGAATATGCTGGCGGAATTTATCCTTCTGTTAATCATTCACCGTGGAATGGTATAACTCTGGCGGATTTTGTCATGccgtttttccttttcattgTTGGAATATCACTTGCACTCGCGTACAAAAACTTGTCCTGTAGACTGATCGCGACTAGAAAAGCAATCTATCGTGGTATTAAGCTTTTCATCATTGGCCTCTTTCTTCAAGGAGGCTATTTTCATGGTTTCGGAGATTTAACTTATGGTGTAGATATCGTGAACATTAGATGGATGGGCATATTGCAGAGGATTGCAATATCATTTTTGGTAGCATCAATATGTGAAATTTGGCTTCAGGCTACTAATTTTAGAGTCAATTCAGGACGATCTTTACTGAAGAAATATCGTCTTCAATGTGCCATGACTATAATGGTTACTGTTATATACCTTTCGTTGTTCTACGGTTTATATGTACCTGATTGGGAGTATCAGATCTCTTCGTCGAAAACAGAGATTTTCTCAGTGAAATGTGGTGTACGGGGAGATACTGGGCCAGCGTGTAATGCTGTTGGAATGATCAATCGAAAAATACTGGGAATTCGACATTTGTATACCAGGCCTATTTATGGACGATTAAAAGAATGTAGTGTCAATTCCCCTAGCAACGGCCCCCTTCCTCCGAATGCTCCATCTTGGTGTCAAGCCCCATTCGATCCAGAAGGACTATTGAGCTCATTAATGGCGATTGTTACTTGCTTTATTGGTCTACATTACGGGCACGTTATTGTCAATTTCAAAGATCATAAACATAGAATTCAGCAATGGTTGATACCGTCCTCTATTCTTGTATTGTTGGGCGTAATTTGTGAGTACTGCTTCGGGATGCATTTGAATAAGGCTTTGTATTCTTTCAGTTATATGTGTGTTACTGCTGGTGCTGCTGGATTTCTGTTTACTGCAGTGTATGTGATGGTTGATGTATGGGGCTATTCGAAATACTGGACCATAGTACTGAAATGGATGGGAAAGAACGCGTTGCTGATTTATGTTCTTGTATCGTGCAACATTCTGCCTGTAATTTTGCAAGGATTCTATTGGAAGCGGCCTGAAAATAACATTCTTAGGTTGATTGGTATCGGACACTAG
- the LOC125853533 gene encoding ABSCISIC ACID-INSENSITIVE 5-like protein 4 yields MGSYMNFKNVADTPQLESNGGKSIGNGDFPLARQSSIYSLTFDELQTTFSGLGKDFGSINMEELLKSIWTAEESQAVTSSTGGEGDGNAPVGNLQRQGSLTLPRTLSQKTVDEVWRNFQKETTVCTKDGSDTGKSNFGQRQSTLGEMTLEDFLVKAGVVREDMQSTSNSSGTTFNNGLSQQNNNNGFNIAFQQPTQNTGLLINQIAGNKMLNVVGPTASQQQQPQKQQPLFPKQTTVAFASPLQLSNNGHLASPRTRAPAVGMSSPSVNANMAQGGVMGMTGFYNGVSPAKGGSPGNDFVARSNVDTSSLSPSPYAYSEGGKGRRSGSSLEKVVERRRRRMIKNRESAARSRARKQAYTLELEAEVAKLKNINEELRKKQAEIIENQKNQLTDKRNMPCGYKLRCLRRTLTGPW; encoded by the exons ATGGGATCTTACATGAATTTCAAGAACGTTGCTGACACGCCACAGCTGGAGAGCAACGGGGGAAAGTCAATTGGTAATGGTGATTTCCCTTTGGCTAGGCAATCTTCGATATACTCGTTGACGTTTGATGAGCTTCAAACTACATTTAGTGGCCTTGGAAAAGATTTTGGATCAATAAATATGGAGGAACTGTTGAAAAGCATTTGGACAGCTGAAGAGTCTCAAGCTGTGACATCTTCTACTGGTGGAGAAGGAGATGGGAATGCACCTGTAGGAAATCTACAGAGGCAAGGTTCTTTGACATTACCTCGGACACTTAGTCAGAAAACTGTTGATGAAGtatggagaaactttcaaaaagAAACTACGGTATGTACCAAAGACGGAAGTGACACTGGGAAATCAAACTTTGGGCAGAGGCAGTCTACCTTGGGAGAAATGACATTGGAGGATTTTCTGGTGAAAGCAGGTGTAGTTAGAGAAGATATGCAatctacttcaaactcaagTGGTACTACATTTAACAATGGTTTAAGTCAACAGAACAACAACAATGGTTTCAACATAGCATTTCAGCAACCAACTCAAAACACTGGACTGTTGATTAATCAAATTGCAGGCAATAAAATGTTGAATGTGGTTGGTCCCACGGCCTCACAGCAACAACAACCTCAGAAGCAACAGCCTCTTTTCCCCAAGCAAACAACAGTGGCATTTGCATCTCCTTTGCAGTTATCAAATAATGGTCACCTGGCTAGCCCTCGAACAAGGGCTCCTGCTGTTGGAATGTCCAGTCCTTCTGTAAATGCTAATATGGCTCAAGGCGGAGTTATGGGGATGACAGGATTTTATAATGGAGTTTCACCAGCAAAAGGAGGATCCCCTGGAAACGATTTTGTTGCAAGGAGCAATGTGGATACATCGTCTCTTTCACCTTCCCCTTATGCATATAGTGAAGGTGGAAAGGGAAGGAGATCCGGTAGTTCTTTGGAAAAAGTTGTGGAGCGAAGGCGTAGGAGGATGATTAAGAACAGAGAATCTGCAGCTAGATCAAGGGCTCGGAAGCAG GCCTATACTTTAGAGTTGGAAGCTGAAGTGGCGAagctaaaaaatattaatgaagagttgcggaAGAAACAG GCTGAAATTATTGAGAACCAGAAAAATCAG CTAACCGATAAAAGGAATATGCCATGTGGATATAAATTAAGATGCTTGAGAAGGACACTGACAGGACCTTGGTAG
- the LOC125853532 gene encoding protein DJ-1 homolog C isoform X1, producing MKSISPLFSVCTAKSPIFYFSPISQRLSSVKFAAPPKINSPDTKRPSSKSAKTLSAAPTIDPITTTAASASPKKVLLPIGFGTEEMEAVILADVLRRAGAEVTVASVEQQLEVEAYGGTRLVADTFISTCSTEIFDLVALPGGMPGSARLRDCEVLQKITSRQAEEKRLYGAICAAPAVTLLPWGLLKRKQTTCHPAFIDKISSFRAVKTNTQVSGELTTSRGPGTSFEFAICLVEQLFGEPVAREIGELLLMNPAGVDPKRQEFNEVGWSLDCTPQVLIPIANGSEEIEVVTLIDILRRAKVNVVVASVEKSAQVLASSGTKIVADKLIYATSDSIFDLIILPGGAAGAERLHKSKILKKLLKEQESAGRIFGAICSSPAVLQKQGLIKDKKATAHPAVLDKLKDGVNDAQVVIDGKLITSQGLATAIQFALAIVSKLFGHARARSVAEGLVYQYPRS from the exons atgaagtccatatcTCCATTGTTCTCAGTTTGCACTGCCAAGTCTCCAATTTTCTACTTCAGTCCTATTTCCCAAAGACTTTCGTCTGTCAAATTTGCAGCCCCTCCGAAGATAAATTCACCAGATACGAAAAGACCCAGTTCAAAATCAGCTAAAACCCTCTCTGCAGCTCCTACAATAGACCCCATAACTACTACTGCCGCTTCCGCATCTCCCAAAAAG GTTCTACTGCCAATTGGGTTTGGCACAGAAGAAATGGAAGCTGTAATATTGGCTGATGTTCTGCGCCGGGCTGGTGCAGAGGTAACAGTGGCATCAGTAGAGCAGCAGTTGGAGGTTGAAGCATATGGAGGCACTAGGCTAGTTGCTGATACTTTCATCTCTACTTGTTCCACTGAAATATTTGATCTTGTTGCATTGCCG GGAGGAATGCCAGGTTCTGCTCGTTTAAGAGACTGTGAAGTTCTCCAGAAGATCACAAGCAGGCAAGCTGAGGAGAAGCGACTTTATGGTGCCATATGTGCTGCTCCAGCAGTCACTCTTTTGCCTTGGGGTCTTCTCAAGAGGAAACAG ACCACTTGTCATCCTGCATTTATAGACAAAATTTCTTCCTTCCGGGCGGTGAAAACTAACACACAAGTCTCTGGAGAGCTAACAACAAGTCGTGGTCCTGGCACTTCATTTGAGTTTGCCATATGTTTAGTGGAGCAGCTGTTTGGCGAGCCTGTTGCCAGAGAAATTGGAGAACTCTTG TTAATGAATCCTGCAGGTGTTGACCCAAAGAGACAAGAATTCAATGAAGTTGGATGGTCTCTTGATTGCACCCCCCAA GTTCTAATTCCAATAGCCAACGGGTCTGAAGAAATTGAAGTGGTTACCTTGATAGACATTCTAAGACGAGCAAAGGTGAATGTTGTGGTGGCTTCAGTGGAAAAATCAGCACAGGTTTTGGCATCAAGTGGAACAAAAATTGTTGCAGACAAGTTGATATATGCTACTTCTGACTCCATATTTGACTTGATTATCCTCCCG GGAGGAGCTGCCGGGGCTGAACGTCTGCACAAGTCAAAAATTCTGAAGAAGTTGCTTAAGGAACAAGAGTCAGCTGGAAGAATATTTGGTGCAATCTGCTCTTCACCTGCAGTCTTGCAGAAACAGGGGTTAATAAAG GACAAGAAAGCCACTGCACATCCTGCTGTCTTAGACAAGCTCAAAGACGGGGTAAATGATGCTCAGGTAGTTATCGATGGTAAACTCATCACAAGCCAGGGACTTGCTACAGCGATACAGTTTGCACTGGCTATTGTGAGCAAGCTTTTCGGGCATGCAAGGGCAAGGAGTGTAGCAGAAGGTCTTGTCTATCAGTACCCTAGGAGCTAG
- the LOC125853532 gene encoding protein DJ-1 homolog C isoform X2, with amino-acid sequence MPGSARLRDCEVLQKITSRQAEEKRLYGAICAAPAVTLLPWGLLKRKQTTCHPAFIDKISSFRAVKTNTQVSGELTTSRGPGTSFEFAICLVEQLFGEPVAREIGELLLMNPAGVDPKRQEFNEVGWSLDCTPQVLIPIANGSEEIEVVTLIDILRRAKVNVVVASVEKSAQVLASSGTKIVADKLIYATSDSIFDLIILPGGAAGAERLHKSKILKKLLKEQESAGRIFGAICSSPAVLQKQGLIKDKKATAHPAVLDKLKDGVNDAQVVIDGKLITSQGLATAIQFALAIVSKLFGHARARSVAEGLVYQYPRS; translated from the exons ATGCCAGGTTCTGCTCGTTTAAGAGACTGTGAAGTTCTCCAGAAGATCACAAGCAGGCAAGCTGAGGAGAAGCGACTTTATGGTGCCATATGTGCTGCTCCAGCAGTCACTCTTTTGCCTTGGGGTCTTCTCAAGAGGAAACAG ACCACTTGTCATCCTGCATTTATAGACAAAATTTCTTCCTTCCGGGCGGTGAAAACTAACACACAAGTCTCTGGAGAGCTAACAACAAGTCGTGGTCCTGGCACTTCATTTGAGTTTGCCATATGTTTAGTGGAGCAGCTGTTTGGCGAGCCTGTTGCCAGAGAAATTGGAGAACTCTTG TTAATGAATCCTGCAGGTGTTGACCCAAAGAGACAAGAATTCAATGAAGTTGGATGGTCTCTTGATTGCACCCCCCAA GTTCTAATTCCAATAGCCAACGGGTCTGAAGAAATTGAAGTGGTTACCTTGATAGACATTCTAAGACGAGCAAAGGTGAATGTTGTGGTGGCTTCAGTGGAAAAATCAGCACAGGTTTTGGCATCAAGTGGAACAAAAATTGTTGCAGACAAGTTGATATATGCTACTTCTGACTCCATATTTGACTTGATTATCCTCCCG GGAGGAGCTGCCGGGGCTGAACGTCTGCACAAGTCAAAAATTCTGAAGAAGTTGCTTAAGGAACAAGAGTCAGCTGGAAGAATATTTGGTGCAATCTGCTCTTCACCTGCAGTCTTGCAGAAACAGGGGTTAATAAAG GACAAGAAAGCCACTGCACATCCTGCTGTCTTAGACAAGCTCAAAGACGGGGTAAATGATGCTCAGGTAGTTATCGATGGTAAACTCATCACAAGCCAGGGACTTGCTACAGCGATACAGTTTGCACTGGCTATTGTGAGCAAGCTTTTCGGGCATGCAAGGGCAAGGAGTGTAGCAGAAGGTCTTGTCTATCAGTACCCTAGGAGCTAG
- the LOC125853534 gene encoding GATA transcription factor 26-like codes for MGKQGPCFHCSVKQTILWRNGPPEKPVLCNACGSRWRVRRTLDGYIPRHGNIEKESYQRPSDMKPARDEKKLEVGVEVSGQDGSSACLKEEVNNISSLGSAGSSSDNCMQMEETNAYKDPLWNPDSVPRRKRSERRKRILSPVERLQRQLHNILQEPDFENISADDENILIYASNKYIPPNEIGLGAMLLVSPPTATEHLTSQSPMAEDNDASCSVNVPVGNSNSNLRSSQRSSLES; via the exons ATGGGTAAACAGGGGCCATGTTTCCATTGTAGCGTCAAGC AAACCATTCTTTGGAGAAATGGGCCACCTGAAAAACCAGTGCTCTGCAATGCATGTGGATCAAGATGGCGGGTTAGGAGGACCCTAGATGGCTATATTCCCAGACATGGAAACATAGAAAAAGAGAGCTATCAGCGACCTTCTGACATGAAGCCGGCTCGTGACGAAAAAAAGCTAGAAGTTGGAGTAGAGGTTTCTGGACAGGATGGCTCTTCAGCTTGTCTTAAAGAAGAAGTGAATAACATATCAAGCCTAGGTTCAGCAGGGTCATCCTCAGACAACTGCATGCAGATGGAAGAAACAAATG CATACAAAGATCCTCTCTGGAATCCTGACAGTGTCCCCAGAAGAAAGAGATCAGAGCGTAGAAAACGCATTTTGTCACCTGTTGAAAGACTCCAGAGGCAACTTCATAACATTCTACAGGAGCCAGACTTTGAAAATATCTCTGCCGATGATGAAAATATTCTAATTTATGCAAGCAACAAATACATTCCTCCCAATGAGATTGGTCTTGGAGCTATGCTGCTTGTATCACCACCTACTGCTACAGAACACTTGACATCTCAATCTCCAATGGCAGAAGATAATGATGCCTCTTGCTCAGTGAATGTTCCTGTAGGAAATTCCAATTCCAATTT GAGAAGCAGTCAAAGATCCTCTCTGGAATCCTGA